A single region of the Salvia splendens isolate huo1 chromosome 18, SspV2, whole genome shotgun sequence genome encodes:
- the LOC121776254 gene encoding DNA damage-repair/toleration protein DRT100-like, with product MMSRLLVICSIMLVVTSMHANASQSTDLAAVSSIRDAMSGSIATAWTGTDCCTWPGIVCHPETLRVTDIVLRAGDSPSSDLQSEKLDLTVDWTGLISDSLCQLDQLNTLIVTDWNRISGGIPSCITSLSRLRILDLSGNKISGEIPADIGKLSQLVVLNLADNEITGSIPPSVAGLSNLKLLDLSNNKLSGEIPSEFGKMSMLSRAILSGNELSGSIPDSCAGLSRMADLDLSVNQISGSIPDWIGAMPVLSCLNLNSNQLSGEIPASLFGNKGLSHVDLSRNSLEGTVPDSFSAENYYLSLNLSYNKLSGEIPKSMQSVKYMGALDLEGNNFDA from the coding sequence ATGATGAGCAGATTGTTGGTGATTTGCAGCATTATGCTGGTGGTTACTTCGATGCACGCAAATGCAAGCCAATCCACCGATCTCGCGGCTGTGTCGTCGATCAGAGATGCGATGAGCGGCTCGATCGCCACCGCATGGACAGGTACGGACTGCTGCACGTGGCCGGGGATCGTCTGCCACCCGGAGACGCTACGAGTAACCGACATCGTCCTCCGCGCCGGCGACTCTCCGAGCTCCGATCTACAGAGCGAGAAGCTAGATCTGACCGTCGATTGGACCGGCCTCATCTCCGACTCCCTCTGCCAGCTCGATCAGCTCAACACGCTCATCGTCACCGACTGGAACCGGATCTCCGGCGGTATTCCGTCCTGCATCACCTCGCTCTCCCGCCTCCGCATCCTCGACCTCTCCGGAAACAAAATCTCCGGCGAGATCCCCGCCGACATCGGGAAGCTGAGCCAGCTCGTGGTGCTGAATCTCGCGGATAACGAGATCACAGGCTCGATTCCCCCTTCCGTCGCCGGCCTCAGCAATCTGAAGCTTCTCGATCTCAGCAACAACAAGCTCTCCGGCGAGATTCCGTCGGAGTTCGGGAAAATGAGTATGCTTAGCCGCGCGATACTGAGCGGGAACGAGCTAAGCGGTTCGATTCCAGACTCGTGCGCCGGTCTATCCAGGATGGCAGATCTGGATCTGTCGGTGAACCAGATATCCGGTTCGATTCCGGATTGGATCGGGGCGATGCCGGTTCTGTCGTGCCTGAATCTGAACTCGAATCAGCTTTCCGGTGAGATTCCGGCGAGTTTGTTCGGAAACAAGGGTTTGAGTCACGTGGATTTAAGCCGGAATTCGCTGGAAGGGACGGTGCCGGATAGTTTTAGCGCGGAAAATTACTATTTAAGTTTGAATTTGTCGTATAATAAGCTGAGTGGTGAAATTCCCAAGTCCATGCAGTCGGTTAAGTATATGGGAGCATTGGATTTGGAGGGCAACAATTTTGATGCCTAG
- the LOC121776893 gene encoding chaperone protein dnaJ GFA2, mitochondrial-like has protein sequence MARCHALRLARRSLTSLLHHNSYSIGVRLYPLSLNSLRIAYIIVTDSRNVLKPGFWDILGAKRSIHATAQLSRDFYDVLGVNRNATASEIKKAYYGLAKQLHPDTNKDDQEAEKKFQDVQKAYEVLKGEEKRQQYDQVGHEAFERAGTGEGGFDPFGGGGGFNPFQDIFRNADIFNIFNRDMGGEDIKCSLTNFNIAVELSFMEAVQGCTKTLSVMTDLTCETCGGAGVPPGTKPETCKRCRGSGMVISQNGPFTLQATCPNCKGAGKIVSNFCKSCRGKRVVKGPKTVKVNIMAGVDNNDTIKIPRSGGSDPDGNQPGDLFVMIKVKEDPVFRREGADIHVDTILSITQAILGGTIQVPTLSGDVVVKVRPGTQPGPRKKGIKVRNSFSFGDQYVHFNVSIPTNLTQRQRQLIKEFAKEEEREDDAAGASG, from the exons ATGGCCCGGTGCCATGCCCTCCGCCTCGCCCGCCGCTCTCTTACCTCCCTTCTGCACCACAATTCTTATTCAATTGGAGTAAGACTTTACCCTCTCTCTCTTAATAGTTTGAGGATCGCATATATCATTGTCACTGATT CACGTAATGTGTTAAAGCCTGGCTTTTGGGATATTTTAGGCGCCAAACGGTCAATTCATGCCACTG CACAATTGTCAAGAGATTTCTATGATGTCCTTGGTGTTAATAGAAATGCCACAGCATCTGAAATCAAGAAAGCTTATTACGGG CTTGCAAAGCAGTTACATCCTGATACTAATAAAGATGACCAGGAAGCTGAAAAGAAATTTCAAGATGTACAGAAAGCATACGAG GTATTAAAGGGTGAAGAAAAGCGCCAACAGTATGATCAG GTTGGGCATGAAGCTTTTGAACGTGCTGGTACTGGTGAAGGTGGGTTTGATCCATTTGGAGGTGGCGGTGGCTTTAATCCTTTCCAGGACATATTCAGAAATGCAGAT ATTTTCAACATATTCAATAGGGACATGGGTGGAGAAGATATTAAG TGTAGCCTGACAAATTTCAATATTGCTGTTGAACTATCCTTTATGGAAGCTGTCCAAGGATGCACCAAAACACTGTCAGTCATGACTGATTTAACTTGTGAAACTTGTG GTGGAGCTGGTGTTCCTCCTGGAACAAAGCCTGAAACTTGTAAACGCTGTAGAGGTTCTGGCATG GTTATCTCACAAAATGGTCCTTTCACACTTCAAGCTACATGTCCAAATTGTAAGGGAGCTGGAAAAATTGTTTCG AACTTCTGCAAGTCCTGTCGGGGTAAGCGGGTGGTAAAAGGGCCGAAGACTGTGAAGGTGAATATCATGGCAG GAGTGGACAACAATGACACCATTAAAATCCCCAGAAGTGGTGGATCGGATCCTGATGGAAATCAACCAGGCGATCTTTTTGTTATGATTAAG GTCAAAGAAGACCCAGTGTTCCGAAGAGAAGGGGCTGATATCCATGTTGATACAATTTTGAGCATCACTCAG GCAATTTTGGGAGGAACGATCCAGGTTCCTACACTCTCTGGGGATGTTGTTGTTAAG GTTCGCCCTGGCACTCAACCTGGGCCGAGGAAAAAGG GGATTAAAGTCCGAAATTCGTTTTCATTTGGTGATCAATATGTGCACTTTAACGTTAGCATTCCGAC AAACCTGACACAGAGGCAGCGCCAATTGATCAAAGAATTTgctaaagaagaagaaagagaagaCGATGCTGCAGGAGCATCGGGCTGA